The following coding sequences are from one Streptomyces sp. NBC_01232 window:
- a CDS encoding MerR family transcriptional regulator has protein sequence MRIGELAERAGTSTRTLRYYESRGLLPARRAGNGYRTYDEDDLRLLSQIRMLQDFGFELEETRPFVDCLRAGHPAGDSCPASLAVYRRKLAELDGLIGQLADVREQLGRQLADAERAAGVEAVPKCEMTG, from the coding sequence ATGCGCATCGGCGAACTGGCGGAGCGGGCCGGGACCAGCACCCGGACGCTGAGGTACTACGAGTCGCGCGGGCTGCTCCCCGCGCGGCGGGCCGGCAACGGCTACCGGACCTACGACGAGGACGACCTGCGGCTGCTGAGCCAGATCCGCATGCTCCAGGACTTCGGCTTCGAGCTGGAGGAGACCCGGCCCTTCGTGGACTGCCTGCGGGCCGGCCACCCGGCCGGGGACTCCTGCCCCGCCTCGCTCGCCGTCTACCGGCGCAAGCTCGCCGAGCTGGACGGCCTGATCGGCCAGCTGGCCGACGTGCGCGAGCAGCTCGGGCGGCAGTTGGCCGACGCGGAACGGGCGGCCGGCGTGGAGGCCGTGCCGAAGTGCGAGATGACCGGATGA
- the glgB gene encoding 1,4-alpha-glucan branching enzyme: MSAARQPSPTVRDEAAPAPAAAKKARAPRARRATPSHGVRPAPALGADERARLLEGRHHDPHAVLGARAQRGGVAFRVLRPHAKAVTIVAKGLRAELVDDGDGLFSGLLPLAGVPEYRLLVTYDSDEIEVHDPYRFLPALGELDLHLIGEGRHEQLWTALGSQPMEHQGVTGTRFTVWAPNAQGVRVSGDFSYWDSVAYPMRSLGSTGVWELFLPGVGAGTLYKYDIARPDGSHTLRADPMARAAEVPPANASVVTASQYEWQDAQWMAERGALPPHQAPLSVYEVHLASWRPGLSYRQLAEQLPAYVKELGFTHVELMPVAEHPFGGSWGYQVTGFYAPTSRMGTPDDFRFLVDALHRAGIGVIVDWVPAHFPRDDWALAEFDGRPLYEHHDPRRAAHPDWGTLEFDYGRKEVRNFLVANAVYWCEEFHVDGLRVDAVASMLYLDYSRNEGEWTPNEHGGRENPDAVGFLQEMNATVYRRCPGVVTIAEESTAWTGVTRPTDSGGLGFGLKWNMGWMHDTLRYMSKEPVYRKYHHHDMTFGMIYAFSENYVLPISHDEVVHGKGSLVSRMPGADWWQQRASHRAYLGFMWAHPGKQLLFMGQEFAQGSEWSEAHGPDWWLLDTSYSAAGDHRGVRDLVRDLNRTYTATPALWERDTVPEGFAWVEADAAEDNVFAFLRYAQDGSQLLAVSNFSPVVRHGYRIGVPEEVPLWQEVLNTDHEVYGGSGIHHAQPLRPDPVPAQGRPASLRMTLPPLATVWFRPQD, encoded by the coding sequence GTGAGCGCCGCACGACAGCCGTCACCGACCGTCCGCGACGAAGCCGCACCCGCCCCGGCGGCGGCGAAGAAGGCCCGCGCTCCCCGGGCCCGCCGTGCCACCCCATCGCACGGCGTCCGGCCGGCGCCCGCACTCGGAGCCGACGAACGCGCCCGGCTGCTGGAGGGCCGCCACCACGATCCGCACGCGGTGCTGGGGGCCCGTGCCCAACGGGGCGGGGTGGCCTTCCGGGTGCTGCGGCCCCACGCCAAGGCGGTCACGATCGTCGCCAAGGGACTGCGGGCCGAGCTCGTCGACGACGGCGACGGACTGTTCTCGGGGCTGCTGCCGCTGGCCGGGGTACCGGAGTACCGGCTGCTGGTCACGTACGACAGCGACGAGATCGAGGTCCACGACCCCTACCGGTTCCTGCCCGCGCTCGGCGAGCTGGACCTGCACCTGATCGGCGAGGGCCGCCACGAGCAGCTGTGGACGGCGCTGGGTTCCCAGCCGATGGAGCACCAGGGCGTCACCGGGACCCGGTTCACGGTGTGGGCGCCGAACGCCCAGGGGGTCCGGGTCAGCGGGGACTTCTCGTACTGGGACTCCGTCGCCTACCCGATGCGCTCGCTCGGCTCGACGGGCGTGTGGGAGCTGTTCCTTCCCGGGGTGGGCGCCGGAACGCTCTACAAGTACGACATCGCCCGGCCCGACGGCAGCCACACGCTGCGCGCCGACCCGATGGCGCGGGCCGCGGAGGTGCCCCCGGCGAACGCCTCGGTGGTCACGGCCTCGCAGTACGAGTGGCAGGACGCGCAGTGGATGGCCGAGCGCGGGGCCCTGCCCCCGCACCAGGCCCCCCTCTCGGTGTACGAGGTTCACCTGGCGTCCTGGCGGCCCGGGCTCTCCTACCGGCAGCTCGCCGAGCAGCTGCCCGCGTACGTCAAGGAGCTGGGCTTCACACACGTGGAGCTGATGCCGGTCGCCGAGCATCCCTTCGGCGGCTCGTGGGGCTATCAGGTCACCGGCTTCTACGCGCCGACCTCGCGGATGGGCACCCCGGACGACTTCCGTTTCCTCGTGGACGCGCTGCACCGGGCCGGGATCGGGGTGATCGTCGACTGGGTGCCGGCGCACTTCCCGCGCGACGACTGGGCCCTCGCCGAGTTCGACGGGCGCCCGCTGTACGAGCACCACGACCCGCGCCGGGCCGCGCACCCGGACTGGGGGACGCTGGAGTTCGACTACGGCCGCAAGGAGGTCCGCAACTTCCTCGTCGCCAACGCCGTGTACTGGTGCGAGGAGTTCCACGTGGACGGCCTGCGCGTGGACGCCGTGGCCTCGATGCTCTACCTCGACTACTCGCGCAACGAGGGCGAGTGGACGCCCAACGAGCACGGCGGCCGGGAGAACCCGGACGCGGTGGGCTTCCTCCAGGAGATGAACGCGACCGTGTACCGGCGCTGCCCGGGGGTGGTGACGATCGCGGAGGAGTCCACGGCCTGGACGGGCGTGACCCGGCCGACGGACTCCGGCGGGCTCGGCTTCGGCCTGAAGTGGAACATGGGCTGGATGCACGACACCCTGCGCTACATGTCGAAGGAGCCGGTGTACCGCAAGTACCACCACCACGACATGACCTTCGGGATGATCTACGCCTTCAGCGAGAACTACGTGCTGCCGATCTCGCACGACGAGGTGGTGCACGGCAAGGGATCGCTGGTGTCGAGGATGCCCGGGGCCGACTGGTGGCAGCAGCGGGCCTCGCACCGGGCGTACCTGGGCTTCATGTGGGCCCATCCGGGCAAGCAACTGCTGTTCATGGGGCAGGAGTTCGCCCAGGGGTCGGAGTGGTCGGAGGCGCACGGGCCGGACTGGTGGCTGCTGGACACCTCCTACTCGGCGGCCGGCGACCACCGCGGCGTACGCGACCTCGTGCGCGACCTGAACCGCACGTACACGGCGACGCCCGCCCTCTGGGAGCGGGACACCGTGCCGGAGGGCTTCGCCTGGGTGGAGGCCGATGCCGCGGAGGACAACGTCTTCGCCTTCCTCCGGTACGCGCAGGACGGCTCGCAGCTGCTCGCGGTGTCGAACTTCTCGCCCGTGGTCCGGCACGGCTACCGGATCGGGGTGCCGGAGGAGGTGCCGCTGTGGCAGGAGGTGCTCAATACCGACCATGAGGTCTACGGCGGCAGCGGCATCCACCACGCGCAGCCGCTGCGGCCGGATCCGGTGCCGGCGCAGGGCCGTCCGGCGAGCCTGCGCATGACCCTGCCGCCGCTGGCGACGGTCTGGTTCCGGCCGCAGGACTGA
- the trxA gene encoding thioredoxin, whose translation MKAHGVAQVTDEDFEAEVLGERGRPVLVEFTADWCGPCRQLAPVLSSIAAEEADRLKVVQIDADANPGTVTRYGVLSMPTLLVFRDGEPVQQMVGARAKRKLLQELEEQLATA comes from the coding sequence ATGAAGGCTCACGGTGTGGCGCAAGTGACCGACGAGGATTTCGAGGCGGAGGTCCTCGGGGAGCGGGGACGGCCCGTCCTCGTGGAGTTCACGGCGGACTGGTGCGGCCCCTGCCGCCAGCTCGCACCCGTGCTCTCCTCGATCGCGGCCGAGGAGGCCGACCGGCTCAAGGTCGTGCAGATCGACGCGGACGCCAACCCGGGGACCGTCACGCGGTACGGGGTGCTGTCCATGCCGACCCTGCTCGTCTTCCGTGACGGCGAGCCCGTCCAGCAGATGGTCGGGGCCCGGGCCAAGCGCAAGCTGCTCCAGGAACTGGAGGAGCAGCTGGCCACGGCCTGA
- a CDS encoding maltokinase N-terminal cap-like domain-containing protein, protein MSEAASARSRLTADRAAGIAPLEPMLRAWLPAQRWFAGKGRTISRLRTVSAAELLPPGSTPGLLHLLLDVDGDCYQLLLGIRPSLPPALAPTLIGHAEHGPYAGRAVYEALGDPRLAAMLLERLRSPGALGPLRFDRDPASPIPAGLTPRPLSGEQTNSSLIYGDSFILKVFRRVGPGINPDLELPRALAAAGCTRVPAPVAWYEAEPPGSEPLTLGVLQPYLRGSDDGWQLALRRLGAGADFTAEAHALGRATAEVHSALAAALPTVALGPEQTARLAAGMTARLAATAREVAALRPYEAGLRGAFDALAASRGAGVPAQRIHGDLHLGQTLRTLDGSWSLIDFEGEPARPLADRRRPEPAVRDIAGILRSFDYAARSHRPFAPAWADDCRAAFCEGYARTTGRDPREDPVLLRAYETDKAVYEARYESRHRPDWLHVPMAAIRRLSEPVRPAHRVPPTPPAPGSISPHPHPKPPRRPLA, encoded by the coding sequence ATGTCGGAGGCTGCATCCGCCCGGAGCCGGCTGACGGCCGACCGGGCCGCCGGGATCGCTCCGCTGGAACCGATGCTGAGGGCCTGGCTGCCCGCACAGCGCTGGTTCGCGGGCAAGGGCCGCACCATCAGCAGGCTCAGGACCGTCTCGGCGGCCGAGCTGCTGCCGCCGGGATCCACTCCCGGACTGCTGCACCTGCTCCTCGATGTCGACGGGGACTGCTACCAACTGCTGCTGGGCATCAGGCCGTCCCTGCCGCCCGCCCTCGCACCCACCCTGATCGGGCACGCCGAGCACGGCCCGTACGCGGGCCGGGCGGTCTACGAGGCGCTCGGCGATCCCCGGCTCGCCGCCATGCTGCTGGAGCGGCTGCGCTCCCCCGGCGCCCTCGGGCCGCTGCGCTTCGACCGGGACCCGGCCTCGCCGATCCCGGCGGGACTCACGCCCAGGCCGCTCTCCGGGGAGCAGACGAATTCCTCTCTGATCTACGGAGATTCGTTCATCCTGAAGGTCTTCCGGCGGGTCGGGCCCGGGATCAACCCGGACCTGGAGCTGCCCCGGGCGCTGGCCGCGGCCGGCTGCACCCGGGTGCCGGCACCCGTCGCCTGGTACGAGGCCGAGCCGCCCGGCAGCGAGCCGCTGACCCTGGGCGTGCTCCAGCCGTACCTGCGCGGCTCCGACGACGGCTGGCAGCTCGCGCTGCGCCGGCTCGGCGCCGGGGCCGACTTCACCGCCGAGGCGCACGCGCTGGGCCGGGCCACCGCCGAGGTGCACAGCGCGCTGGCCGCGGCGCTGCCCACGGTCGCTCTGGGCCCGGAGCAGACCGCCCGGCTCGCCGCGGGGATGACGGCGCGGCTGGCCGCGACCGCCCGTGAGGTGGCCGCGCTGCGGCCCTACGAGGCGGGGCTGCGGGGCGCCTTCGACGCGCTGGCCGCCTCCCGGGGAGCGGGCGTCCCCGCCCAGCGGATCCACGGGGACCTCCATCTGGGGCAGACCCTGCGCACCCTCGACGGCAGCTGGTCGTTGATCGACTTCGAGGGCGAGCCGGCCCGGCCGCTGGCCGACCGGCGCCGTCCCGAACCGGCGGTGCGCGACATCGCCGGGATACTGCGTTCCTTCGACTACGCCGCCCGCTCGCACCGGCCGTTCGCCCCCGCCTGGGCGGACGACTGCCGGGCCGCGTTCTGCGAGGGCTACGCCCGCACCACCGGCCGGGACCCCCGCGAGGACCCGGTACTGCTGCGCGCGTACGAGACCGACAAGGCGGTGTACGAGGCCCGCTACGAGTCCCGGCACCGCCCCGACTGGCTGCACGTCCCGATGGCCGCGATCCGGCGGCTCTCGGAACCCGTGCGGCCCGCCCACCGCGTACCGCCCACCCCGCCCGCCCCCGGCTCCATCTCCCCGCACCCCCACCCGAAGCCCCCGAGGAGGCCGCTCGCGTGA
- a CDS encoding helix-turn-helix domain-containing protein — MHSSPPFNAPAARRLRAALGMAPGHVAYGLRAQYGLVVAPETVMAWERGEISPSSAEVTALAGVLWCAPGELLAEPVTLREHRVARGLAADDLARRIGLETGSYQKMEDTGRWKGNERQSAALASVLGLTLAQFVTATGKHEELAELLRSAVTTRWQAYVKPLGKLLPIPKHHLERVLEQLHGDYQSRMVATLSWGGGQGEAGSGDAGREFLVEIVDRFWYLAGGAA, encoded by the coding sequence GTGCACTCCAGCCCGCCTTTCAATGCCCCCGCCGCGCGTCGCCTGCGCGCGGCCCTGGGCATGGCTCCCGGTCATGTCGCCTATGGCCTGCGCGCCCAGTACGGACTCGTCGTCGCGCCCGAGACCGTGATGGCCTGGGAGCGTGGCGAGATATCACCCTCTTCGGCCGAGGTCACGGCCCTCGCGGGCGTGCTGTGGTGTGCCCCCGGCGAGCTCCTCGCTGAACCGGTCACCCTGCGGGAGCACCGGGTCGCCCGGGGCCTCGCCGCGGACGACCTGGCCCGGCGGATCGGCCTGGAGACGGGCTCGTACCAGAAGATGGAGGACACCGGCCGCTGGAAGGGCAACGAGCGGCAGTCCGCCGCCCTGGCCTCGGTACTGGGGCTGACGCTGGCCCAGTTCGTGACGGCGACCGGCAAGCACGAGGAACTGGCCGAACTGCTGCGCAGCGCGGTCACCACGCGCTGGCAGGCGTACGTGAAACCGCTGGGCAAGCTGCTGCCGATCCCCAAGCACCACCTGGAGCGGGTCCTGGAGCAGCTGCACGGGGACTACCAGTCGCGGATGGTGGCGACGCTCAGCTGGGGCGGCGGCCAGGGCGAGGCCGGCAGCGGCGACGCCGGCCGGGAGTTCCTCGTCGAGATCGTGGACCGGTTCTGGTACCTGGCGGGCGGTGCCGCCTAG
- a CDS encoding IS110 family transposase, whose protein sequence is MLDTGDVGVFLGMDVGKTAHHGHGLTPAGKKVFDKPMPNSEPKLRAVFDKLIAKFGTVLVIVDQPASIGALPLTVARDAGCEVAYLPGLAMRRIADLYPGEAKTDAKDAAVIADAARTMPHVLRSLELTDEITAELTVLTGFDQDLAAEATRTSNRIRGLLTQFHPSLERVLGPRLDHPAVTWLLERHGSPAALRKAGRRRLVELIRPKAPRMAARLIDEVFDALDEQTVVVPGTGTLDIVIPSLAASLAAVHDQRRALEAQISSLLEAHPLHPVLTSMPGVGVRTAAVLLVTVGDGTSFPSAAHLASYSGLAPTTKSSGTSIHGEHAPRGGNRQLKRAMFLSAFACMNADPASRTYYDRQRARGKTHTQALLRLARQRISVLFAMLRDGTFYESRIPAVTLAA, encoded by the coding sequence ATGTTAGACACCGGCGATGTGGGCGTCTTCCTGGGTATGGACGTCGGCAAGACCGCCCATCACGGCCACGGGCTGACGCCGGCGGGCAAGAAAGTCTTCGACAAGCCGATGCCCAACAGCGAACCGAAACTGCGGGCCGTCTTCGACAAGCTGATCGCGAAGTTCGGCACGGTGCTGGTGATCGTGGACCAGCCCGCATCGATCGGCGCTCTGCCGCTGACCGTCGCCCGCGACGCGGGCTGCGAGGTCGCCTACCTGCCCGGACTCGCCATGCGCCGGATCGCCGACCTGTATCCGGGAGAGGCAAAAACCGACGCGAAGGACGCGGCGGTGATCGCGGACGCCGCCCGCACCATGCCGCACGTCCTGCGGTCGCTGGAGCTGACGGACGAGATCACCGCCGAGCTCACGGTGCTGACCGGCTTCGACCAGGACCTCGCCGCCGAAGCCACCCGCACCAGCAACCGGATACGCGGCCTGCTCACCCAGTTCCACCCGTCGCTGGAGCGCGTTCTCGGGCCCCGGCTGGACCACCCGGCCGTCACCTGGCTCCTCGAGCGCCACGGATCTCCGGCCGCTCTGCGCAAAGCCGGCCGCCGCAGACTCGTCGAACTCATCCGCCCGAAGGCCCCACGCATGGCCGCGCGGCTGATCGACGAGGTCTTCGACGCTCTCGACGAGCAGACCGTCGTGGTCCCGGGAACCGGCACCCTCGACATCGTGATCCCGTCCCTGGCGGCCTCGCTCGCGGCGGTTCACGACCAGCGTCGGGCACTGGAAGCCCAGATCAGCAGCCTGCTGGAGGCTCACCCTCTTCACCCGGTCCTGACCTCGATGCCGGGAGTCGGAGTCAGGACCGCCGCCGTCCTGCTGGTCACCGTCGGCGACGGCACCAGTTTTCCCAGCGCCGCCCACCTCGCCTCCTACTCCGGTCTCGCCCCGACGACGAAGTCGTCCGGGACCTCGATCCACGGCGAACACGCACCACGAGGCGGAAACCGGCAGCTCAAACGCGCCATGTTCCTCTCCGCCTTCGCCTGCATGAACGCCGACCCGGCCTCCCGCACCTACTACGACCGGCAACGCGCCCGCGGGAAAACCCACACCCAGGCTCTCCTCCGCCTCGCCCGCCAACGCATCAGCGTCCTGTTCGCCATGCTCCGAGACGGCACCTTCTACGAGTCCAGAATCCCCGCCGTCACCCTCGCCGCATGA